The genomic window CTGTAACTGCGGTGACTCTCTCTTGATCTGTCCCTATGACTCGAGGGTCTACCCACAGACACTTCTCTCGATCCGCGACGATAATCGTCCTCTCTCTCTCGCTCACGCTCGCGTTCTCTCACTTCACGCTCCCTCCTTCGCCGATGCCTCTCCTCGcgctcttcttcagtcTCCTCCTCACGTCGACGATGGCGTTCCCTACGTTCCTCTTCAGTTTCGTCACGGCGTCGGTGCCGGTGTCGCCGCTCTCTGTCACGTTCCCTGTCTCCCCTATCAGTTCTGTCACGGTCGTAGTCGCGGTCGTCTTCACGACGATATCGATGAGACCTGCCGGATACGTCACgatcatcttcttcatcatcctcacGATGGCGTTTCTCACGTTTACTGCATAGGGCGGATCAGAGactgaggaagaagggagatAATACGACTTACGTGGTGAGCTCAGGAGTCTTGTCACCACCATTGGTAGACTGGTGGAAAGATCTAGGTGGAGTTTCTGACATTTTTTTTATTATGAAGTTCGGTGCAGACAATACAAAGAGCTTTTAATGAGGTTTATGGAGTTATTAGGAAGGAAGATTGAGACATTCTTGTCGCGAAGCGACGAACCACCGTGAGCAGGCAGCTGAAGGCCTGACGGGATCAAATTTGACACTCCTGAAAGGCCGCGAGTGTGGCATTTTCTGCACCTCTGACTGTTCGCTGCTGCATGATGCTGCCACGCAcatttcttctcttctgcATCTTACCGTTTTGATTTTACGTTGTGCAGGAGCCATAAGACTGTCCTGCGACTTCCGAAGTGCAAGCTAGACGATTCCAGGAACCAGGGAGATATTGATTTCAAACATGTTCGTTCATCGATTAAGTTATTTTATACGATTAATATACAAACAAATTTCCGATCATATTCTACATTAGTTAGACCCGGTAAATGTTACAACCTCTTAGTCCCAGCTGCCACACCAGGAGCCGCAGCCTCGGCCTTCTGCTTCAAGTTGTTCGCCTCGTCATCCGCATTTTGGACTGCCGGGTGGGGCTTGCCAGTCACCGCAGGGTGGGCAGGGTCAATAAGGTTGAAGGCCGGTGACCTCCATTCCTTGCCGGTACGAGCAGCGTCTTCAACCTTGAATGCTCGCTTAGCCCATGACTTGCCACCGTCGTGGGTGAGCTCGGGGTTGAGCTGACTGTCACGGTCGGTGATAATCTTGAAAGTACCAGTCTTCTCGTCGGCCGcggccttcttctcatGAGCACTCTCTTTCTTGCGGGCATAGAGGTCTTTGAGAGCCTGAGTTCGGGTTGTCTCATCAGACTGTTTGGCCTCCTCGACCTGAAAAGAAATGTCAGCAATGATGCAAAGCCTATGTATTGAGGTAGACTGACCCTGTTTCGGACCTCGACAAGCTGCTCATCAAGGTGACCCAGAGCGGTATGCATGGCATTCTGTACAGCGGCGGTGATAGCCCTCTTAATAAGACCAGTGGCGGTAGACTTGATAAACTGTAATGAAATCAAGTCAGTATCATCCATTACTATTACTGACCAGTACTCACTTTGTAAAGCAAATCGTGCTTGGAGTTCCTGATGGAGAACTTGAGAGTGTCAATGCTGACGTGAACGAAGTTGGTCTTGAAGACAGTGTCCCGTCGGTTCTCGATAGACTCAAGCTCGACGTCAATAGAGATACCCTTTCCAGCAAGAATAACATCGGCCAGACCGTGATCAGAAAGCTTGGGCCATCCGCTCTTACGCCTAAAGGCAAAGGCAACATCTCGAATGTCGGCCTGGATCTGACTGAGACCCAATCTGAACTTGTGGTGCTGGTTGTCCATAGTCTGGTTCAACTTTGGGTAAGGGCTGAAAGTGAAAGAGTTGAAAGACTCAATGTGGACAATGTTGGGGAAGAGGTTAGGACCAGAAAGGATTAAGTCCTCGATGACCAAGTCGATACTGTTGTCGGAGTACTCAGCGCGGGGGATGGGAACGTAGTTGACTTGCTTGAGGAGCATAGGCAGCAAAACCTGTCGAACATCGTTCCAAAGCTTGGGCTTGAAAGTAAGGTTACCCTCGTGGTTGAAGAGCAAGTCCTTGCAGAATCGCTTGATGTCGTCACCAAGACGGACGTTGAGCGGGTCTTCGCCAAAGGCAGTTAACCAGACTTGGAGCTCATCGAAAAGAAGCTCCTGATGGCCCTTGTACTTGTCCTGGAAGAATTTCTTGCCAGACTCTCGAAGCTCCTTGGCCTCACGGTCAGAGTCCTCATCAAGGATGTAACCGGGTTCAAGGAGTACTCGGTGCATGTAGTCGTTGAGGGTGGTGAACCACTCGCGGAGTTCAGAGTCGTTCTGAGCGTCGGTGTAAATCTGGTCCAGAGCAGAGAAGACGTTGTCGAGAGACTTGCCGTTGGCGAATCGCTCGAGAAGGGTTCGGAACTGAATAGTGGAGTCGCCGACGGCAGGGTCGTTGGCAACGGTCTGAGCTGACTCCGCGCCCTTGTTGGCAACGTGCTTAGCGTGACCTTTGTAGTTCTCGAGGGTGTCGAGGAGCCAAGTCATGGCCTCCTGGTAGTCCTTGTGACCCTGGCATTCAACGACAACCTAAAACTCTTGAGTAAATTCACTGATTTTTAATGCCAATCGGAACAAGATATTTACCTTCTTAAGCCTGTAGATGAATTGatctctcctctcctcgGGGAACTCATCGTTCATGAAGTTCTTGGATTTCTGAATGTAGTCGGCCGCTTTTTTCCTGTGTTCCTCAGGGATTCGGTCTCTCAATTCGGCAGCCTTACCCCTGGCCTTCTGCTGGTTACCCTCATCATTGGGGTCGGGAAGATTCTGGCTGGCTTGCGCATTAGCTGCATCCCGCTTATCGGAGGCAGCGCCCTTAACCTGCTCTTTCTGCTCAGACAAGGAAGCGTTGGGGTCACGGCTACCGACGATATCTTGGGCGTGGGAACGAGCCTGCTGTTTGACAGGCTCCTTGTTCTCACTAGCAGAAGACTTAAGGTCCTGAGCCTTGGACTGGGCATCAGCCTTGGCTTCTTGGGCCTGGTCGTAGGCCTGGCCAGCAGTTCGAGAGTTGCCCTTGTCGTCGATGAGCCTAGATGATAAATCAGTAAATATATTATGCAATGAAAGGATAAATATGATAACCTACTGAGCATCTCGAGGGTCGTCTCTGGGGTGGTACCGAGCCTGAGTACCCCCCGGACCCTTGATCTGGAGGTCGGGAGTCTCGTTGGGACCAAGCTTCTTACCATCGGCACCTATCCACTCATGAGAAGGAGCTTCCTGGTCAACAGAGTCGAGCTGTTCTTGAGAGGGTCGAGCTTTGTCGGCAGCCTTAGTAGCGGCGGTAGCGAAGATATCTCGCCCAACGATGCCGAAGTCTTTTAGGAGTTTTCTGGCTTCGGAGTTGGtgaggaagagggtgaTGAGGACACGAATGTGGGAAGCGGCTGCGAAATAGAAGTTAGTGGAGTTCGGAGACGACTGGGCAAATACAGCCCACTCACCAGTTTTACCATCTTGCTTGGCCTGTTCATTGCTGACGGGAACGACACCATCTTGCTTGGCTTTTGAAACATCACCATGATATGACGACCAGACAGCATTTTGGAAAAGCTCATCGGCGTTCTTCTCGTGAACGATCATACGGAGTGTTTCGAGAGTGTCCCTGAAGTCATCGATGAGGACTCGTCCTTCCGGTGAAAGCTTTTGGAGGTCGACAGGGGAGTGGGCGATGGCGTATTCGAGAACAGAGCCGATTTGCTCATTGTCAGGCATACGACTGCGGAACATAGACTCCTTAAGTACTTCGCAATATCAATAATATCGAGATATGAGGCTCACCCATCCCTAAAAGCTTGAATAGCACCATACAACTTCATTCTAGACTGaacatcttcttcaaccttCTCTCCGGAGACGGCACTGGTAACGCTCATCTTTCCGGGATTATGGGAAATTTCGGATCTGGTGGCTGGTGCGCTCATTGTGGGGGAGTAATCTTGGGAGAAGGGTAAACATCAGAAGGAATTCACCTGCGAGGAGGTCCGACTAAGAGAAGACTCACTGCTACAGTAGTAGTAtttgaaagggaaagagacAAGTTGTTATGTGTAAACAGAAATCGGAAGAttgtgaggaagaagaggagaggacTGGAAGGTGGCACTGTTCTTAAGTatgggagaagaaagcCACCATAGTGGAATGGAAGTTAGCTTCATGACATCATTTCGATATTTGGACTGTGATGAGCGTCATATTCAGTCCTCGGAAAGGCACTGTGATAGTGATGGCATGATACGGTGGCAAGTGATAAGGTTTCGCAGTGGCCTTATCCGCTGCTTGTCCTAATAAAGTAACTCCTTGTTTACCTCTTGGGGCCTGGCGGGCTTCCCGCCGCCCGGAACTTAACATCCCTACTATTTATTCTAAATGAAATTGCGCTTAGACATGATGCACGAACCGGAGTGAAATGTTAATAAAAGAAGCCAACTGCGCTGCCAATGACGTCAATAATGCTAGACGCGATTAGTTATTTACTCTATTACATGGCCAGCAGCGCTGTTGTTAATTTCGGAGTGCAGTTTATCTCCGCTCCCAGTCGGATCTGTGCACACAGGCCCGGGGATGACGCCGATGAGGCTAACAAACTTCGTCTAATCGCCTTTGGGTGCGTTCGTTTGCTGCAGTGCTCCCTGCTGATAGGTATAGTTGCCAACCCTTATCTATGTCTGCCTGCTTCTTGTTGTCTGGTTAATGATCGATGATAAGCTGGGTTTGGGGGGTGATTAAAACAATGATGATGTGCTGCTTGATTATTTGGGGAGCCAAGATGGTGGTAAGCCTTACAACACAGAGAGGCATGTAGTacgagtacgagtactAGTGTAACGACCACTGTTGATGAATTTACTCGGTTTGTTGCCAGTATGTATGTTTTTTGACAGAAGGCTCGTCCATGTAATCAatatccttcttctttccctaATCTCTAATAGTTACAAACATTGAATTATGGCGTTTCCCCCGTAAGGAACTATACAGACCTGCTATAGATTGATGAAATTATTGGGATAAAAACTCTTTGGCACAACtcaatcatcatcagtATTTACGAAACGATAGCTTTTTAAATTAATGACAGAAAGATTATATTATTGTGGACCAAAGGAGTGCCACCTCCTCTGACTAATGCTTTCAGAGATAGCCATAGGATATGATTAAAAGTAATATGAGTTTAAGGAAGCGGGATTTTGTGGGTCCTACCACACAAGTACCTTTTCAACCCATCATAAAGATAAGGATGAAGACAAGGAAGTAACGTGAACAAAGACCTCATCGGAGCCGACGGGCATCGAAAACAGACCATGCCAATTATCATATTCCCATAAGGAGTCGACTTGACAACACGCCAAAAGATATTCCTTCCACTGAAGTACAGCTCTATATATAGTATGCACAACGACACTATCGTCCCCTTACATGAAATCGTCGTCTCCAAGAACATCGTCGTAGGCCTCAGTGTCAACCTTGGACGACACCTTGGTACCGCCTAGCTTGGGCTTAGACGCAGCCTTTTTCTCGTCAGCCATATAAAGTAGCCCCATAACTAAAGCTACtcactttcttctttccgcTGGCCTTATCTCTCTCCTCTTGTTGCTTGGTGTTACCCAATACACTCAAAGCTGAAGACACCTTCCTAGTCTGAACAGCGGTAAGCGCGGCACTAATGTCCTTGGCAAGCTGCTCGACAAATTGAGAGTAAAGAGGATTGGATTCGTGCTTCTTAATGATGGAAGTGTAGATGTTCTTGGAGAGTTCGGTAAAGTCATTTTTGGTCGATGGACGGGCGGAAAGCACGCTCTTGAGTACATCGCCCTCTGTGAGGTGTTAGTGGCCTTACACAAGTTCAGGAAGGCGGGAAGGACGAACCGTCACCCAAGTCGACAGCGCCCATGAGTTCAGAAGCAACAGCTAAGTCAGCTTCTTGCTCCTTCTCTCTAGCCAACCGCCGTTTCTCCTGCTCAGTCATAGTGTACATCAAgtcatcgtcatcgtcCACTCCCTTCGCCTTCTACGCTGACCGTCAGCAACCAGTCGCCTCGCCTTCATAGCAGTACTGTTACTCACAGCTTCCCTGGCAagcttctccttctcgGCAAGCTTTTGCTTGAGAGTacctttcttctttgctgGTGCAACGGTAGCCGTCTTGGTCGCTTGTGGTTTCTCATCATCAGACTTGTCCCAATCGTCGTCCTAATTCCGAGGGCCGCATCAGTACATTCGTATGTTGCTCAGGTTGTGATATATACAAACATTGTCATTGTCCTCAGCATCCTCATCGGCCCACTTCTTAGCGGGGACTTTGGGAGGGAGTGCTACGGCAGGGGCAGCAGGGGCGACAGTCTCATCAACATCTGTTGAGAAAGAGTGAATCATCAGTTACAATTTTGCTGATGAACGCCTTTCCCGAACCCACCCCAGTCGTCGTCGGACATTTTGGCCAGAGTTTTTCAGTCGGTCGGGGCGGATAAAAGCTTCAGAGATCTATGCTAGTCTCTGACCGTGTTCGATGCAACTCGTTCTGAAAAAGATGTCAACTTCGAAAAGAATCAACTAATCGGCATACAAAACCGTCTGTCTAAAATTGATTCCGTTCAGCTTTTCCCTATTTTATCCCACCTCCACCGGGATTTGCCCGAAATACAGACATGAGTGTAGTGGTTTGTTGACAAGCGTAGTTTAAGGTGTAAAGCCTGCAAAAAAGGCTGAAAAAGCTATCTAGTGTCTGGACATACCGCAGCATGTCTCACGCACCTCATCCTCTGGCGACTTTGGAGCAGATCGTCTCCACACCTTCAGCTGCAGATGGGATTCCGAGCGATGTGGAGAATGATCTGCGCATAGCAGGGTGCATGCTAATACAAGAGGCGGGCGTGATGCTGAAGCTGTGAGCGAAACAAGCGGTCACATGAGTGCATGAAGTTTATTGACCCGCCGTTAGGCCGCAGAGCACCATGGGAACAGCTCAAGTCTTGTTACACCGGTTCTACTACGTTTCTTCCATGTGCTCTTTTGGCATCAATGTGAGTTTATAATTGCGATTAGAAGCAAAGCATGACTGATTCACTGTGAAACAGGATATATCAATATCGGCTCTCTTCTTGGCATCTAAACTCTGCGAGAGTCCTGTTCGTTTACGAAATCTAATCAACACTTATCTTTACCTCCTGGCTCGTATTCAACACCTTCTTGACCTTCCGGCCGACCAGTCATTCCATTCAGATCTTTCGTCACACTCtgatggaagagaagaagataagGTATGGGAAGGATTCAAGTTCAGTGTACCGGGATTCCATGACGAGATATTCTGGGACTGGAAGGATGTTATCACAGCGTCGGAAATGCAAATTCTCAAGAGATTGGGGTTTAACATGCAGGTAAATTCAATTTCAGTTCAGCTTACTGTCTGTTCTAATGCCCTACAAAGGTTGATTTGCCGTATAATCATATGATCAACTATCTCAAGATTCTGGACCTGGTATTCGAGGATGATGTGACTCAAATGTGTTGGTCTATCTTGAATGACATGTATGTTTTGTTCGTCTTTCCTAGATGGCCCGTAATTAACAGACTCGCAGGCTTCTGACACCATTATATGCCATTCACCCCCCTCACACAATCGCATGTATATCAATTCTTCTCACTACACGACTTCTCCGTATTCCCCTCCCCCCCAAATGGTATCTCCTCTTCGACGTATCTTATGATGAGATTTGGTCAGGATGTGGCGTCGTCATGAGACTATGGAATGATTGGGGACTGGACCGGCCGAGGGGAGACACGAAAATAAGCATAAGGGCGCCgaacgaagaagaggaaggaaaaaaaggcAAGGAGTCTAGATGGAGAAGAGCATGGGTACTAGCTCAGTCTAGAAAAGCGGTGAGACGGTGGGTTGAAGGGCTGGAGAAGGCGTAGATTGGTATCTGGTGTATCCTTCGTGTTGTATAAGCATATATGTCCTTGCATACTCTATTTTGGGTACATCCaaattattattatttgCCTGGAAATCTCGCAAAGAGGGCTTGATATTCGTTGCCGCGATATGTGCGATACCGCACGCGTTCTTTCGGCAGACGACAAGCGCAGGAACGGTTGTTGCCGAAGCGCttctcatcatctcccCCTCGTCAAGTCCAACGAGGATCGTTGGTCGTGTTTATTCTTCAGTTTACATCATTTCCGGGTATTGTTGCAAGCAGATTTTACcccttccatctcctttACACTTaatctcatcttcattcCCGGAATTCCATCACATCCGCTCAATTCAGTATGGTCTTCGGTCGGCTTATCCACTTCACCTTCGACGCCCTTGCCGTGTCTACTATTCTTGCTGGCGTCAAGAAAACTACTGGCTTCTCGTGAGCACATGACCTAGCAATGCGGGTAATGCTGATAGTATCTCTGATACCTCTATCAATTTTCTGACGCTAACCATAACTCTTTGGCGACATTCTCACAAATGTTGACGCTCACTTCCCCGATAACGTCAAACCTATCCGCCACTCTTTTTAGTCCTGCCACCGATCTCATCCCCGATTCCTCTATCAAATCCATCACCGACTCATATCTCGGCGCAGGCACAACCATTTTTGACATTGTTTCTGGACAAGTCGTGACCAGTCAATATTTCAAGAGATCATAGGTGGCCCGTGATTGTATGGCAAcgatgatggaagagaCAACCTGGGATGCGGCAAGCCGAAACACCGCAGGCTGCTGCTAGAGAAGAGGTATTCTGTAATGGGTACTGTGGCGATGATTAAGAGGGAGGATGCTGTGCTTGGAAATAGGAAGCGGGCACGCTGCATGTAACATTCTCTAATATACGTTGCTAACAACCTCCAAGATCTACGATGAGGCAGAAAAATAATATAATCCAAAAGATCCCAACAACCAAGAAAGCCCACAGTTCATATTTAACTATTCCTCCACGATGGTATGACTTGTAGTGACAAACACCTGTGTTGGCCCCTTGACCTTGTGCTCCGCGATGTCGAACGGACTCTTGAACCTTTGCACCACACTCGGCAGACCCGACAGTTCGCTTAATCTGGCAACTCTTGTCTTATCAGCTACCTCTGCAAAGGGTGCATCGACCTTTGTCCTGCCAGAATAGCCAGAACTGGAGTCATCGTGATTGTCGCTGGGAGGGGAGACTTGCATCTCGAATCCGCGGGGATTAGTCACGAGACCTATTGCTTTGGCTTCGTTACCGACGTTGAGACGTTCACCAAGTTCCATGAACTGCTTGGCGGAGTAACCTTCGGGAGGATGTCGATTGTAGGGAACAATAGGTTGGACGTCTTGATTACCGCTGGGAAGTGATTCAGATGTCATGTTTCGGGGGATAAGGACCTGCGAGTCACCATCAACCTCTATTCACAACTTTCAGTTGATCAGGACAACTCACAACAACGGAAAGGCATGTAGCGCAGAACAGTCCCAGCTGACCAGACAGATACAAAGTGTCTGACCAGAACTGACTTCTGTTCACCCTCTTCTCTGCGGTAAACGCATCAGCCGATATGATCAACTGAAAGCGAATGTCAACCTGGGATTGCAAGATTTACAAACATCAAAACTTACGAAACAAATGCTGTAGACGAGACGGCAGGCAGTACGGATCTCGTTCATCTCTGAAAAGAAGTGCAATCTTTCTAATACCTCAGCGTTGGCGCCCAAGCGACGGACGTTCctgaggaaggaagggaagatgAGACACAAAGCGACAGAGGCAAAAGCGAGCCTTGAAAGAATGTTAACATCAAGATCATGTGTCAACAACCTAAGTTTGCTCACAATATACTCAAGCTCGAACCAACACAAAAAAGATACGCCCTGATCATGTCAAGGTCGGTGTTTTCGATATGCACAGACGCAATCAAGAGAGCAAAGGAACAAATGAAGAGACCGATCCAAGCTTTAAAGAAACCAGAGCGCAGCCAGGATGTTTGAGGTCCTCCAGGTGTATTGATAGATTTGATTAAGTAACCCCAGTACAAAAACTTTTTCGGGGCCAAATCAGCATCGAACATCACTGTCGAAGATAAGGAAAACTTACCTCCTCAAGATGGACACCCTGTAAGAATCCCCATGCAATGGTGATGAAGTACAAACTAGTCTTGAAAAGATCGTAATGAGTTTGACTGTAAAGTTGGTAAGGAGTAACGATAGTCTCTTTAAGTGGAGGGTAATAGATCCAGTACTCTGAGTATAGGACATGTACATCTATCCATGTGTAGACTGGTCATTGTATTAGCAAATGAATGCGGATGCCATGTGCCTGAAATTCACCTTGCAGACCCATTACTGAGAGTAAGAGAATATGGCACATCGTAGCTCGGAACCAGTTGTCTTTGGTGTAAAGAAGACACCTACACGTATTGGTTAGCTGACACTTCATGTTAAATTGAACAGGAGCTCACCTCCAGCGGTCATAGTGCCATGTATGCCAAAAAATAAAGAGTAGACCGGtgagagagagaagggCCGAGAAGGCCATGGATGCTGGTCTGTAGGTGGCTTAGCTATTGTGGTACACTTGACCGCAACCGATAACTCACGTTGTCATCTTTTATAGGTTGCGAGTTAGGCTAGATCCACAGTGCAAGAAGACAGTTTATCGCAGGCAGTTATCTGCAAGGGCTCGTGTATAGCTAACCTTGACCACAGTAGTAGGCTACTCAGGTTAAGAGAGTATGAAAGGAGCGATACCATTGCATTGTTATATACCACCGAGATTATCCAAAACGCTTCTCAGCCAGTAAAACATGTCGATACGAGGAGTCCTCATTTACACCTTGTCCATCAAAATTGAAGAGTGGATGAGGACAAAGGATTGTCCCTTCCACAACGGTTTGATACGTCTGGCAGAACAAAATTGATCCTTCATCAAGGACTGCCTTTGCAGATGCTGATTAAGGTCATCAGAGGGTAACGGCTTAATGGCCGTGCTGCCCAGACTAGAGGTGTCTGTAGTGACACAATCTAGGAGTGGAGATGGTGGAATGGAATTTATTGTTAGGTGTGTAAGGATGTGTGGAACAGCGACCTGAGCTCCCGTTGAGTGGAAAAGGAATGTGTATTCGGATTCGGCATTCGGCCATATTCTGTTTGTGCCTTGTTATGATGATAGGTGTTCCTTCGTGCCATCTTGTGTTTCCACGCACATGTTCAGGATAGCCGATTATTCCACAATGGCTGTTTCGTGCACGGTGGCATTGCAGGTGGCGGGGATGACTAAGTAGAGATATCAGTATGGTAAGAAGATACGACAAGGCCAGATATATGCCGAAGACTATCCTCGTAAAGCGAAAGATCCATTTCTGCTATCAGCGACGACTACGCGTGAGCTTATCGACGGTTGATGCAATCATTTATGAGCATCCCAAGTTTAATATGTTTCTGATGTGTGATCAAAGTGGCAATTTCGCAGTCCTTGAGATGTTAATGCGCTTAAATAAACGCGCTTTGAATGCACCTGATACAACGAACATTAAGTCGAAGTATATAGAATTGCCAGACGACAGGACGCCCTCCAACCTCCTTCATTCTTTGTTCTACGCACGGCCGGCTACAGTAGTTCTTCTATTTTCGCCTTTTTAATGGTCTATTTTCGCCATTTTAATGGTCTAATAATAAATAGTGGAGTGTTTTTTTTCAACTTTTCCTTAAAGACAGTATACGCTGTACACAGCCTAATTGTAGCCGATAGCAAGGCATGAACATCCAAACATTCAACATGAAGGGAAAAATTAAAACATGACATGAAAGAAAAGGGTATAGTAGGTATTTATACGTAGTGAAGACCGACGGAAAGAGAAAGCAAAGAACGTCGTCACCTCAAAAATCGCACATAAAAAATAGCAAGACACAATGTGGATACATAGACTGTTTATTCCATCTTTATCACACAGCACACACACATATTGCAATTTGACTTATCCTGGACAGATATACGGTATGAATGGACACCGCGTTTGTGGAAGTGGAGTCACTTTCTCCTCGCTGATCGATCCAAGCTGGTAGATCATTCGCACCGCCTCAtcatttttcatttttcTAGTTAGCGAAGAATCAGCAGCTGGTAAGCTTGAAAGGTGAGAAGTCAGTCACTCTCTGCTAATCTATATCCTAGCGGATCCCGGCGGATCTCTCCATTTTTTTTGGGAATCAAGGTTTTTTAAGTACAGACAGCAGGCCACAAGCCCCATCACTGCAGCTGGTGAAGGTTTGACGGCATACAATCGAGTCTCAGGTTCATGATCATAATCTCCTTCGGTCTGATAGATGACGATGATAGTgattgagaaggtggtATAGCTAATAATAGCGTGATGACTAGGCGAAGCATAACAGAGACGATGGCTGATATTTGACCGAGGTCTTCAATGCATATAGTATGCCCTGCTGCAATTAAGAAAAGGCGTCGGCATAAGAATGAATAAGGTTAACAATTGATCAAAGGCTGCCGGGCGGCCTTTGCTATTCAATCTTATGAGATGTTCTCGGCCATGGCAATTGACGTCTCATAATAAACCATAAGCTTGTCTACAGTAATAAACGACAGATATGTCTCGAAATGACTAGTTAACAGCTAAATACCCGAGATGGTGAAATTGATTGTCCGAAATGTGGTGAGTACAGATGAATGCCTTGAATGAAATGCAATAAAAGTAGTACAACTGCGCACTCCTCTTGAAGTCGCCTTGTGTGAATCCTGAGCAGCCTTTCGATCCCTCTTAATACCCCCCTGGTCCACTCTGATCTGCTTCTCGCATCCTTCTACGCCCGACAGGGGTTTCCACATCATCACCTCTCCCTGATTGCGATTGTCTTCCCGAAGTATTGTTGCTACCCCCTGCCTCGTTTCTGCTACTTCGAGTACGAGGGCGGTTGCGTCGCATAAACGTCAGGTAACGCGCGAAACCCTGTGGGTTTGAGGAGCCCTCGGAAGGAAAGGTTTGGGAGCTCTGGGTGGAGGAAGGCAATGATTGAGGGTTGCTGAAGTCTGGTCAAATGGCAAGATGTAAGTCGGTAATCATAGACGATAATAGGTCAGGACGTACCTTTCCGGCACAATGGACAACTCGAAGAGACTTGCAGCAACCTATCGGAACCATTTGTCAGCCAGAGCTCCCACATTTTCTTCCACCATAAATACGCACCAAGGGTCGATGCACCCTGTGTGGTACATATGTTCCCGTTCACATGGCAAAACCCTCAAGTCATCCCCATCTTCAAACTCAACCAAACAAATCGGACAAGTTTGTCCGCCCTCAGCTTCCACTTGTGCCTCATGCACCATTGTAGTCGCCGTCGCCGTAGCCGTAGCCGTCGCAGACACATCTTCCGATTTATTCTCATTACCATTAACTTTCAACTGTGAACTATCCCTCAACAGTTTAGGGACGCTTTCACAAGTATCCAGAGCAGTGTGGAATGAAACTTCTGTACCGCACTTGGATAATGACTGACTCTTGTTTTCCCTATCCGGGTGAGCACCTTTATCGATGCCATCGCCCCTTTCGATCTGCGACATCGGTAATGCCTCACCATTATCCTTAAGATATACCCTCTTCCTTGGGTTATCAGACGACTTGCTGTTTGATGTGTTGAATTTGATGACGGGGAATGTATCAAGCATCGCCTGTGCCAGCCCTCCAGCAGCACTCTGACCCCCATCGGCATGctcatcctctcttctcccgTACCGCTCGGGATGTTGAAGGGCTCGTCTGGCGCCCATGAT from Cryptococcus gattii WM276 chromosome E, complete sequence includes these protein-coding regions:
- a CDS encoding uncharacterized protein (Similar to TIGR gene model, INSD accession AAW43761.1), which gives rise to MVFGRLIHFTFDALAVSTILAGVKKTTGFSPATDLIPDSSIKSITDSYLGAGTTIFDIVSGQVVTSQYFKRS
- a CDS encoding uncharacterized protein (Similar to TIGR gene model, INSD accession AAW43755.1), which codes for MSAPATRSEISHNPGKMSVTSAVSGEKVEEDVQSRMKLYGAIQAFRDGRMPDNEQIGSVLEYAIAHSPVDLQKLSPEGRVLIDDFRDTLETLRMIVHEKNADELFQNAVWSSYHGDVSKAKQDGVVPVSNEQAKQDGKTAASHIRVLITLFLTNSEARKLLKDFGIVGRDIFATAATKAADKARPSQEQLDSVDQEAPSHEWIGADGKKLGPNETPDLQIKGPGGTQARYHPRDDPRDAQLIDDKGNSRTAGQAYDQAQEAKADAQSKAQDLKSSASENKEPVKQQARSHAQDIVGSRDPNASLSEQKEQVKGAASDKRDAANAQASQNLPDPNDEGNQQKARGKAAELRDRIPEEHRKKAADYIQKSKNFMNDEFPEERRDQFIYRLKKVVVECQGHKDYQEAMTWLLDTLENYKGHAKHVANKGAESAQTVANDPAVGDSTIQFRTLLERFANGKSLDNVFSALDQIYTDAQNDSELREWFTTLNDYMHRVLLEPGYILDEDSDREAKELRESGKKFFQDKYKGHQELLFDELQVWLTAFGEDPLNVRLGDDIKRFCKDLLFNHEGNLTFKPKLWNDVRQVLLPMLLKQVNYVPIPRAEYSDNSIDLVIEDLILSGPNLFPNIVHIESFNSFTFSPYPKLNQTMDNQHHKFRLGLSQIQADIRDVAFAFRRKSGWPKLSDHGLADVILAGKGISIDVELESIENRRDTVFKTNFVHVSIDTLKFSIRNSKHDLLYKFIKSTATGLIKRAITAAVQNAMHTALGHLDEQLVEVRNRVEEAKQSDETTRTQALKDLYARKKESAHEKKAAADEKTGTFKIITDRDSQLNPELTHDGGKSWAKRAFKVEDAARTGKEWRSPAFNLIDPAHPAVTGKPHPAVQNADDEANNLKQKAEAAAPGVAAGTKRL
- a CDS encoding Hypothetical Protein (Similar to TIGR gene model, INSD accession AAW43757.1) — its product is MSDDDWDVDETVAPAAPAVALPPKVPAKKWADEDAEDNDNDDDWDKSDDEKPQATKTATVAPAKKKGTLKQKLAEKEKLAREAKAKGVDDDDDLMYTMTEQEKRRLAREKEQEADLAVASELMGAVDLGDEGDVLKSVLSARPSTKNDFTELSKNIYTSIIKKHESNPLYSQFVEQLAKDISAALTAVQTRKVSSALSVLGNTKQQEERDKASGKKKAASKPKLGGTKVSSKVDTEAYDDVLGDDDFM
- a CDS encoding cyclin-dependent protein kinase regulator, putative (Similar to TIGR gene model, INSD accession AAW43759.1), producing the protein MSHAPHPLATLEQIVSTPSAADGIPSDVENDLRIAGCMLIQEAGVMLKLPQSTMGTAQVLLHRFYYVSSMCSFGINDISISALFLASKLCESPVRLRNLINTYLYLLARIQHLLDLPADQSFHSDLSSHSDGREEDKVWEGFKFSVPGFHDEIFWDWKDVITASEMQILKRLGFNMQVDLPYNHMINYLKILDLVFEDDVTQMCWSILNDMLLTPLYAIHPPHTIACISILLTTRLLRIPLPPKWYLLFDVSYDEIWSGCGVVMRLWNDWGLDRPRGDTKISIRAPNEEEEGKKGKESRWRRAWVLAQSRKAVRRWVEGLEKA